In Ctenopharyngodon idella isolate HZGC_01 chromosome 2, HZGC01, whole genome shotgun sequence, the following are encoded in one genomic region:
- the LOC127495712 gene encoding NACHT, LRR and PYD domains-containing protein 1 homolog isoform X16, translating to MADPHKNIMLSSDTDDEPTGPSGLVWKPKVKDYMSSKLEGSLARITSSVDPLYNPLKLVDITEPTFTLTPPSPSETEFQDMIHQYKLSIIQKYESEWNVLSGEKESLSALYTEPVIIQKNENGRFKNIRVDGLFQSHGSMTVILQGDSGSGKSFIAHKIMLDWASDRVFWPSERFPSGHFFVVFYLRCEELMCISEEMNLTELLSYSYSLTSDQISRMLLQLPEDVLFIIDGFDELKLTQDIYEMSAHTHPLQKAPPEVILCGLIRGYLIPKSKLLVTTRTKNTVNKLLKGQQRFTEIMFTEIMGFSASQVEGYFQNFFRKDYDCVKANETLFTACSIPVICLIISEMFRVGANVTSGLETTTSIYVDFVSTLLEHHCQGLSQSVLTLLRSLGQLAERAMLEQQVLFDKKSVNETVSDPAGCQFLCNFLSIRRIDQETMFRFMHFSFQEFFTALYYVLLDEEESQRKVRELLHTVERGWALSCWSDRDFSMADVEIRHSKLLQPVILFLCGLCKKEWIPSFFKKHNMAVSSNTESQIKEWLNQCSPRYQNEHMLFILHCLYELHDKSFVGKVLEGLILIDLSNIPLKMTDCWVLKYCLQCCEHIRNLKLHVTSENLEMLQPELYRCKELWLVMDQISDDVVGLISAAGKGKILNKLNLNQPENLESGYCPEITVSVRDEDITLSFSSSVITSLTLTCPSSVVSTINWVNSHKETQLYSYQHLDSEVKGLFTFLQSLSGLKKVCLQALGQTGTLAPEILSLIQACPSLTELRINFINRFNLEKSLKKSLKKSLKQMGLILAVWENSVLIRPDGKKFTVETFKMKKIKSKSRKGESSDSGSCSSLKAESSSAQSSTGDAEVFTPDLLQTGEEDKHKQNTYRFVCPHAGQFRCSLTNLVFVMEGEGKMLYNIVSWDPHVLDGLGQIQPAGPLYNIDCSAGSVSKLHFPHCEIFSEENKDGLAVAHFTGGNVEIIQPLKVTETHVIIDIRELSNFVLVWIKSKLGFPIRGQVLLFLQTLSLEKKKLNVHLLPENVPVSEVQSRHQDKKYIETSSKCHLILNQEYSLCCQPEECEVQPMTEMFECNFGPNYHPTFEVFLDVNIEEVRLGILDKTEGGKEVWNRRRIFLTAPSKGVEPSEHRRIPETEFVNTHGDKLIQRVSSVMAIADSLKSKNMITSEIWGKIKAAEPKQQKMRVLLEALDSGGDSVKAEFYRRLKENEPHLVDELESGPSRSSSRYYLPHSTSRTL from the exons ATGGCGGATCCTCATA AAAATATCATGCTGTCATCAGATACAGACGATGAGCCCACTGGCCCTTCAGGACTTGTGTGGAAGCCAAAAGTAAAAGACTATATGAGCTCAAAGTTAGAGG GATCGCTAGCCAGAATTACGTCATCTGTGGACCCCTTGTAT AATCCCCTGAAATTGGTTGACATAACTGAACCAACATTTACATTGACTCCACCCAGCCCTTCTGAGACAG AATTTCAAGACATGATACATCAATATAAGCTGTCAATCATACAGAAGTATGAGAGTGAGTGGAACGTCCTGTCTGGTGAAAAAGAGTCATTGTCTGCCCTCTATACTGAACCAGTGATCattcagaaaaatgaaaatggcaGATTCAAAAACATCCGTGTAGATGGGCTCTTTCAGTCACATGGTTCAATGACTGTTATTCTCCAAGGCGACTCTGGCAGTGGCAAATCCTTCATAGCACACAAGATCATGTTGGACTGGGCATCTGATCGTGTTTTCTGGCCATCTGAACGGTTTCCTTCTGGacatttttttgtagttttctaTCTGAGGTGTGAAGAGCTGATGTGTATTTCTGAGGAGATGAACTTAACTGAGCTCTTGAGTTACAGTTACAGTTTAACATCAGATCAGATCTCACGGATGTTACTGCAGTTACCAGAGGATGTGCTTTTCATCATTGATGGATTTGATGAGCTGAAACTCACACAGGACATTTATGAAATGTCAGCACACACTCATCCACTTCAAAAAGCCCCACCTGAAGTCATTCTTTGTGGCCTAATTAGGGGATACCTCATCCCTAAATCAAAACTTCTGGTCACCACCAGAACTAAGAACACTGTGAACAAGCTGCTGAAAGGTCAACAGAGATTCACTGAGATCATGTTCACTGAGATCATGGGCTTTTCTGCGAGTCAGGTGGAGGGGTATTTCCAGAACTTCTTCAGGAAAGATTATGACTGCGTGAAAGCAAATGAAACCCTCTTCACTGCCTGTTCCATTCCTGTTATCTGCTTGATCATCAGTGAGATGTTCAGAGTTGGTGCAAATGTAACAAGTGGACTGGAAACCACCACCTCCATCTATGTTGATTTTGTGTCCACTCTACTGGAGCATCACTGCCAGGGTTTGAGTCAGTCTGTCCTGACCCTGCTGAGGAGTCTGGGTCAGCTGGCAGAGAGAGCGATGCTGGAACAGCAAGTCTTGTTTGATAAGAAAAGTGTGAATGAAACAGTTTCAGACCCTGCTGGCTGTCAATTCCTGTGCAACTTCCTCTCTATAAGAAGAATTGACCAGGAGACAATGTTCCGTTTCATGCATTTCAGTTTTCAGGAGTTCTTTACCGCTCTGTACTATGTCCTTCTGGATGAAGAAGAGTCCCAGAGGAAAGTGAGAGAGCTGCTTCACACTGTAGAGAGAGGATGGGCTTTGTCCTGTTGGTCTGATAGAGACTTTTCAATGGCAGATGTAGAAATAAGACATTCAAAGCTTCTGCAGCCTGTGATTCTGTTCCTCTGTGGTCTCTGTAAGAAAGAATGGATCCCCTCATTcttcaaaaagcacaacatgGCCGTCTCTAGCAACACAGAATCCCAGATTAAGGAATGGCTCAATCAGTGCTCACCAAGATATCAAAATGAACACATGCTGTTCATTCTCCATTGTCTCTATGAGCTCCATGACAAGAGCTTTGTTGGGAAAGTCTTGGAAGGTTTGATTTTGATAGATTTGTCTAATATTCCACTGAAAATGACAGACTGTTGGGTGTTGAAGTACTGTTTACAGTGCTGTGAACACATCAGAAACCTGAAACTCCATGTAACATCTGAAAATCTGGAGATGCTTCAACCTGAACTGTACCGCTGTAAAGAGCTGTG GTTGGTGATGGATCAAATTTCAGATGATGTTGTTGGTTTGATCTCAGCTGCTGGTAAAGGAAAGATTCTGAATAAACTCAa TTTAAATCAGCCTGAAAATCTTGAAAGTGGATATTGCCCAGAGATCACTGTGTCAGTCAGAGATGAAGACATCAC GTTGTCTTTTAGCTCATCAGTGATCACATCATTAACTTTAACCTGTCCGAGCTCAGTGGTTTCCACCATCAACTGGGTGAATTCACACAAAGAGACACAGCTGTACAGTTATCAACATTT GGATTCTGAGGTAAAGGGACTGTTTACATTCCTGCAATCACTGTCTGGTTTGAAGAAAGTCTGTCTGCAGGCTTTAGGTCAGACTGGCACACTGGCCCCTGAAATCCTGTCCCTCATTCAGGCCTGTCCCAGCCTGACTGAACTCAG GATAAATTTCATTAATAGATTCAACTTGGAGAAGTCCCTGAAGAAATCACTGAAGAAATCACTGAAGCAGATGGGTTTGATTCTGGCTGT CTGGGAAAATTCAGTGTTGATCAGGCCAGATGGGAAGAAATTCACAGTGGAGACGTTTAAGATGAAGAAAATAAAGAGTAAGAGCAGAA AAGGAGAGAGTTCAGATTCTGGATCTTGCTCATCATTAAAAGCAGAATCATCTTCAGCACAATCA TCCACAGGAGATGCAGAAGTGTTCACACCTGATCTACTTCAGACAGGAGAAgaagacaaacacaaacagaataCATACAG GTTTGTGTGTCCACATGCTGGTCAGTTTCGGTGCAGTCTGACCAACCTTGTGTTTGTGATGGAGGGTGAAGGAAAGATGCTATATAACATTGTCTCATGGGATCCTCATGTGTTAGATGGTTTGGGTCAGATACAGCCTGCAGGACCCTTGTACAACATTGACTGTTCAGCAGGTTCAGTCTCAAAACTGCACTTTCCACACTGTGAAATATTCTCTG AGGAAAATAAGGACGGTTTGGCTGTGGCACATTTCACTGGTGGTAATGTAGAAATAATACAGCCACTCAAAGTGACAGAAACTCATGTGATCATTGACATCAGAGAACTCAGCAATTTTGTCCTTGTCTGGATAAAAAGTAAACTTGGCTTCCCCATTAGAGGCCAGGTTTTGCTCTTCCTTCAAACACTATctcttgaaaagaaaaaacttaATGTCCACTTGCTTCCAGAGAATGTTCCAGTATCAGAG GTCCAGAGCAGGCACCAGGATAAAAAATACATTGAGACAAGTTCAAAATGTCACCTGATTCTTAACCAAGAATACAGTCTGTGTTGTCAGCCAGAGGAATGTGAAGTGCAACCAATg ACTGAGATGTTTGAGTGTAATTTTGGCCCAAACTATCATCCCACATTTGAAGTGTTTCTGGATGTCAACATTGAGGAGGTCAGACTGGGTATTTTAGACAAAACTGAAGGTGGGAAGGAAGTGTGGAACAGACGGCGAATCTTTCTTACAG
- the LOC127495712 gene encoding NACHT, LRR and PYD domains-containing protein 1 homolog isoform X19: MADPHKNIMLSSDTDDEPTGPSGLVWKPKVKDYMSSKLEGSLARITSSVDPLYNPLKLVDITEPTFTLTPPSPSETEFQDMIHQYKLSIIQKYESEWNVLSGEKESLSALYTEPVIIQKNENGRFKNIRVDGLFQSHGSMTVILQGDSGSGKSFIAHKIMLDWASDRVFWPSERFPSGHFFVVFYLRCEELMCISEEMNLTELLSYSYSLTSDQISRMLLQLPEDVLFIIDGFDELKLTQDIYEMSAHTHPLQKAPPEVILCGLIRGYLIPKSKLLVTTRTKNTVNKLLKGQQRFTEIMFTEIMGFSASQVEGYFQNFFRKDYDCVKANETLFTACSIPVICLIISEMFRVGANVTSGLETTTSIYVDFVSTLLEHHCQGLSQSVLTLLRSLGQLAERAMLEQQVLFDKKSVNETVSDPAGCQFLCNFLSIRRIDQETMFRFMHFSFQEFFTALYYVLLDEEESQRKVRELLHTVERGWALSCWSDRDFSMADVEIRHSKLLQPVILFLCGLCKKEWIPSFFKKHNMAVSSNTESQIKEWLNQCSPRYQNEHMLFILHCLYELHDKSFVGKVLEGLILIDLSNIPLKMTDCWVLKYCLQCCEHIRNLKLHVTSENLEMLQPELYRCKELWLVMDQISDDVVGLISAAGKGKILNKLNLNQPENLESGYCPEITVSVRDEDITLSFSSSVITSLTLTCPSSVVSTINWVNSHKETQLYSYQHLDSEVKGLFTFLQSLSGLKKVCLQALGQTGTLAPEILSLIQACPSLTELRINFINRFNLEKSLKKSLKKSLKQMGLILAVWENSVLIRPDGKKFTVETFKMKKIKSKSRKGESSDSGSCSSLKAESSSAQSSTGDAEVFTPDLLQTGEEDKHKQNTYRFVCPHAGQFRCSLTNLVFVMEGEGKMLYNIVSWDPHVLDGLGQIQPAGPLYNIDCSAGSVSKLHFPHCEIFSEENKDGLAVAHFTGGNVEIIQPLKVTETHVIIDIRELSNFVLVWIKSKLGFPIRGQVLLFLQTLSLEKKKLNVHLLPENVPVSEVQSRHQDKKYIETSSKCHLILNQEYSLCCQPEECEVQPMTEMFECNFGPNYHPTFEVFLDVNIEEVRLGILDKTEGGKEVWNRRRIFLTVAPSKGVEPPKPETEFVNTHGDKLIQRVSSVMAIADSLKSKNMITSEIWGKIKAAEPKQQKMRVLLEALDSGGDSVKAEFYRRLKENEPHLVDELESGPSRSSSRYYLPHSTSRTL; this comes from the exons ATGGCGGATCCTCATA AAAATATCATGCTGTCATCAGATACAGACGATGAGCCCACTGGCCCTTCAGGACTTGTGTGGAAGCCAAAAGTAAAAGACTATATGAGCTCAAAGTTAGAGG GATCGCTAGCCAGAATTACGTCATCTGTGGACCCCTTGTAT AATCCCCTGAAATTGGTTGACATAACTGAACCAACATTTACATTGACTCCACCCAGCCCTTCTGAGACAG AATTTCAAGACATGATACATCAATATAAGCTGTCAATCATACAGAAGTATGAGAGTGAGTGGAACGTCCTGTCTGGTGAAAAAGAGTCATTGTCTGCCCTCTATACTGAACCAGTGATCattcagaaaaatgaaaatggcaGATTCAAAAACATCCGTGTAGATGGGCTCTTTCAGTCACATGGTTCAATGACTGTTATTCTCCAAGGCGACTCTGGCAGTGGCAAATCCTTCATAGCACACAAGATCATGTTGGACTGGGCATCTGATCGTGTTTTCTGGCCATCTGAACGGTTTCCTTCTGGacatttttttgtagttttctaTCTGAGGTGTGAAGAGCTGATGTGTATTTCTGAGGAGATGAACTTAACTGAGCTCTTGAGTTACAGTTACAGTTTAACATCAGATCAGATCTCACGGATGTTACTGCAGTTACCAGAGGATGTGCTTTTCATCATTGATGGATTTGATGAGCTGAAACTCACACAGGACATTTATGAAATGTCAGCACACACTCATCCACTTCAAAAAGCCCCACCTGAAGTCATTCTTTGTGGCCTAATTAGGGGATACCTCATCCCTAAATCAAAACTTCTGGTCACCACCAGAACTAAGAACACTGTGAACAAGCTGCTGAAAGGTCAACAGAGATTCACTGAGATCATGTTCACTGAGATCATGGGCTTTTCTGCGAGTCAGGTGGAGGGGTATTTCCAGAACTTCTTCAGGAAAGATTATGACTGCGTGAAAGCAAATGAAACCCTCTTCACTGCCTGTTCCATTCCTGTTATCTGCTTGATCATCAGTGAGATGTTCAGAGTTGGTGCAAATGTAACAAGTGGACTGGAAACCACCACCTCCATCTATGTTGATTTTGTGTCCACTCTACTGGAGCATCACTGCCAGGGTTTGAGTCAGTCTGTCCTGACCCTGCTGAGGAGTCTGGGTCAGCTGGCAGAGAGAGCGATGCTGGAACAGCAAGTCTTGTTTGATAAGAAAAGTGTGAATGAAACAGTTTCAGACCCTGCTGGCTGTCAATTCCTGTGCAACTTCCTCTCTATAAGAAGAATTGACCAGGAGACAATGTTCCGTTTCATGCATTTCAGTTTTCAGGAGTTCTTTACCGCTCTGTACTATGTCCTTCTGGATGAAGAAGAGTCCCAGAGGAAAGTGAGAGAGCTGCTTCACACTGTAGAGAGAGGATGGGCTTTGTCCTGTTGGTCTGATAGAGACTTTTCAATGGCAGATGTAGAAATAAGACATTCAAAGCTTCTGCAGCCTGTGATTCTGTTCCTCTGTGGTCTCTGTAAGAAAGAATGGATCCCCTCATTcttcaaaaagcacaacatgGCCGTCTCTAGCAACACAGAATCCCAGATTAAGGAATGGCTCAATCAGTGCTCACCAAGATATCAAAATGAACACATGCTGTTCATTCTCCATTGTCTCTATGAGCTCCATGACAAGAGCTTTGTTGGGAAAGTCTTGGAAGGTTTGATTTTGATAGATTTGTCTAATATTCCACTGAAAATGACAGACTGTTGGGTGTTGAAGTACTGTTTACAGTGCTGTGAACACATCAGAAACCTGAAACTCCATGTAACATCTGAAAATCTGGAGATGCTTCAACCTGAACTGTACCGCTGTAAAGAGCTGTG GTTGGTGATGGATCAAATTTCAGATGATGTTGTTGGTTTGATCTCAGCTGCTGGTAAAGGAAAGATTCTGAATAAACTCAa TTTAAATCAGCCTGAAAATCTTGAAAGTGGATATTGCCCAGAGATCACTGTGTCAGTCAGAGATGAAGACATCAC GTTGTCTTTTAGCTCATCAGTGATCACATCATTAACTTTAACCTGTCCGAGCTCAGTGGTTTCCACCATCAACTGGGTGAATTCACACAAAGAGACACAGCTGTACAGTTATCAACATTT GGATTCTGAGGTAAAGGGACTGTTTACATTCCTGCAATCACTGTCTGGTTTGAAGAAAGTCTGTCTGCAGGCTTTAGGTCAGACTGGCACACTGGCCCCTGAAATCCTGTCCCTCATTCAGGCCTGTCCCAGCCTGACTGAACTCAG GATAAATTTCATTAATAGATTCAACTTGGAGAAGTCCCTGAAGAAATCACTGAAGAAATCACTGAAGCAGATGGGTTTGATTCTGGCTGT CTGGGAAAATTCAGTGTTGATCAGGCCAGATGGGAAGAAATTCACAGTGGAGACGTTTAAGATGAAGAAAATAAAGAGTAAGAGCAGAA AAGGAGAGAGTTCAGATTCTGGATCTTGCTCATCATTAAAAGCAGAATCATCTTCAGCACAATCA TCCACAGGAGATGCAGAAGTGTTCACACCTGATCTACTTCAGACAGGAGAAgaagacaaacacaaacagaataCATACAG GTTTGTGTGTCCACATGCTGGTCAGTTTCGGTGCAGTCTGACCAACCTTGTGTTTGTGATGGAGGGTGAAGGAAAGATGCTATATAACATTGTCTCATGGGATCCTCATGTGTTAGATGGTTTGGGTCAGATACAGCCTGCAGGACCCTTGTACAACATTGACTGTTCAGCAGGTTCAGTCTCAAAACTGCACTTTCCACACTGTGAAATATTCTCTG AGGAAAATAAGGACGGTTTGGCTGTGGCACATTTCACTGGTGGTAATGTAGAAATAATACAGCCACTCAAAGTGACAGAAACTCATGTGATCATTGACATCAGAGAACTCAGCAATTTTGTCCTTGTCTGGATAAAAAGTAAACTTGGCTTCCCCATTAGAGGCCAGGTTTTGCTCTTCCTTCAAACACTATctcttgaaaagaaaaaacttaATGTCCACTTGCTTCCAGAGAATGTTCCAGTATCAGAG GTCCAGAGCAGGCACCAGGATAAAAAATACATTGAGACAAGTTCAAAATGTCACCTGATTCTTAACCAAGAATACAGTCTGTGTTGTCAGCCAGAGGAATGTGAAGTGCAACCAATg ACTGAGATGTTTGAGTGTAATTTTGGCCCAAACTATCATCCCACATTTGAAGTGTTTCTGGATGTCAACATTGAGGAGGTCAGACTGGGTATTTTAGACAAAACTGAAGGTGGGAAGGAAGTGTGGAACAGACGGCGAATCTTTCTTACAG
- the LOC127495712 gene encoding NACHT, LRR and PYD domains-containing protein 1 homolog isoform X39, whose product MADPHKNIMLSSDTDDEPTGPSGLVWKPKVKDYMSSKLEGSLARITSSVDPLYNPLKLVDITEPTFTLTPPSPSETEFQDMIHQYKLSIIQKYESEWNVLSGEKESLSALYTEPVIIQKNENGRFKNIRVDGLFQSHGSMTVILQGDSGSGKSFIAHKIMLDWASDRVFWPSERFPSGHFFVVFYLRCEELMCISEEMNLTELLSYSYSLTSDQISRMLLQLPEDVLFIIDGFDELKLTQDIYEMSAHTHPLQKAPPEVILCGLIRGYLIPKSKLLVTTRTKNTVNKLLKGQQRFTEIMFTEIMGFSASQVEGYFQNFFRKDYDCVKANETLFTACSIPVICLIISEMFRVGANVTSGLETTTSIYVDFVSTLLEHHCQGLSQSVLTLLRSLGQLAERAMLEQQVLFDKKSVNETVSDPAGCQFLCNFLSIRRIDQETMFRFMHFSFQEFFTALYYVLLDEEESQRKVRELLHTVERGWALSCWSDRDFSMADVEIRHSKLLQPVILFLCGLCKKEWIPSFFKKHNMAVSSNTESQIKEWLNQCSPRYQNEHMLFILHCLYELHDKSFVGKVLEGLILIDLSNIPLKMTDCWVLKYCLQCCEHIRNLKLHVTSENLEMLQPELYRCKELWLVMDQISDDVVGLISAAV is encoded by the exons ATGGCGGATCCTCATA AAAATATCATGCTGTCATCAGATACAGACGATGAGCCCACTGGCCCTTCAGGACTTGTGTGGAAGCCAAAAGTAAAAGACTATATGAGCTCAAAGTTAGAGG GATCGCTAGCCAGAATTACGTCATCTGTGGACCCCTTGTAT AATCCCCTGAAATTGGTTGACATAACTGAACCAACATTTACATTGACTCCACCCAGCCCTTCTGAGACAG AATTTCAAGACATGATACATCAATATAAGCTGTCAATCATACAGAAGTATGAGAGTGAGTGGAACGTCCTGTCTGGTGAAAAAGAGTCATTGTCTGCCCTCTATACTGAACCAGTGATCattcagaaaaatgaaaatggcaGATTCAAAAACATCCGTGTAGATGGGCTCTTTCAGTCACATGGTTCAATGACTGTTATTCTCCAAGGCGACTCTGGCAGTGGCAAATCCTTCATAGCACACAAGATCATGTTGGACTGGGCATCTGATCGTGTTTTCTGGCCATCTGAACGGTTTCCTTCTGGacatttttttgtagttttctaTCTGAGGTGTGAAGAGCTGATGTGTATTTCTGAGGAGATGAACTTAACTGAGCTCTTGAGTTACAGTTACAGTTTAACATCAGATCAGATCTCACGGATGTTACTGCAGTTACCAGAGGATGTGCTTTTCATCATTGATGGATTTGATGAGCTGAAACTCACACAGGACATTTATGAAATGTCAGCACACACTCATCCACTTCAAAAAGCCCCACCTGAAGTCATTCTTTGTGGCCTAATTAGGGGATACCTCATCCCTAAATCAAAACTTCTGGTCACCACCAGAACTAAGAACACTGTGAACAAGCTGCTGAAAGGTCAACAGAGATTCACTGAGATCATGTTCACTGAGATCATGGGCTTTTCTGCGAGTCAGGTGGAGGGGTATTTCCAGAACTTCTTCAGGAAAGATTATGACTGCGTGAAAGCAAATGAAACCCTCTTCACTGCCTGTTCCATTCCTGTTATCTGCTTGATCATCAGTGAGATGTTCAGAGTTGGTGCAAATGTAACAAGTGGACTGGAAACCACCACCTCCATCTATGTTGATTTTGTGTCCACTCTACTGGAGCATCACTGCCAGGGTTTGAGTCAGTCTGTCCTGACCCTGCTGAGGAGTCTGGGTCAGCTGGCAGAGAGAGCGATGCTGGAACAGCAAGTCTTGTTTGATAAGAAAAGTGTGAATGAAACAGTTTCAGACCCTGCTGGCTGTCAATTCCTGTGCAACTTCCTCTCTATAAGAAGAATTGACCAGGAGACAATGTTCCGTTTCATGCATTTCAGTTTTCAGGAGTTCTTTACCGCTCTGTACTATGTCCTTCTGGATGAAGAAGAGTCCCAGAGGAAAGTGAGAGAGCTGCTTCACACTGTAGAGAGAGGATGGGCTTTGTCCTGTTGGTCTGATAGAGACTTTTCAATGGCAGATGTAGAAATAAGACATTCAAAGCTTCTGCAGCCTGTGATTCTGTTCCTCTGTGGTCTCTGTAAGAAAGAATGGATCCCCTCATTcttcaaaaagcacaacatgGCCGTCTCTAGCAACACAGAATCCCAGATTAAGGAATGGCTCAATCAGTGCTCACCAAGATATCAAAATGAACACATGCTGTTCATTCTCCATTGTCTCTATGAGCTCCATGACAAGAGCTTTGTTGGGAAAGTCTTGGAAGGTTTGATTTTGATAGATTTGTCTAATATTCCACTGAAAATGACAGACTGTTGGGTGTTGAAGTACTGTTTACAGTGCTGTGAACACATCAGAAACCTGAAACTCCATGTAACATCTGAAAATCTGGAGATGCTTCAACCTGAACTGTACCGCTGTAAAGAGCTGTG GTTGGTGATGGATCAAATTTCAGATGATGTTGTTGGTTTGATCTCAGCTGCTG TTTAA